A genomic region of Bradyrhizobium sp. ORS 278 contains the following coding sequences:
- a CDS encoding HAD family phosphatase yields MADAAPPSPLDLVIFDCDGVLVDSEVISCQAHADVLSSCGYPITANQVFDRFLGRSSKQATLEVEAELGRSLPADFNARLQDRLFRAFEQDLHPVPGIVETLDALQLPVCVASSGSHQRMRVSLGATRLYDRLAPHIFSSSQVENGKPAPDLFLFAAAQMRARPAACVVVEDSLAGIRGGVAAGMTVLGFHGGSHCRPGHAESLRAAGAELVFDDMRQLPMILSRLAEKTGPLAGFSAV; encoded by the coding sequence ATGGCTGACGCGGCTCCGCCTTCCCCGCTCGATCTCGTCATTTTTGATTGCGACGGCGTGCTGGTCGACAGCGAGGTGATCTCCTGTCAGGCGCACGCCGACGTGCTTAGCAGTTGCGGCTATCCGATCACTGCGAATCAGGTGTTCGACCGTTTCCTCGGCCGTTCCTCCAAACAGGCGACGCTGGAGGTGGAGGCCGAGCTCGGCCGCAGCTTGCCCGCCGACTTCAATGCGCGGTTGCAGGACCGGCTGTTCCGCGCCTTCGAGCAGGACCTTCATCCCGTCCCCGGAATCGTCGAGACACTCGACGCGCTTCAGCTCCCGGTCTGCGTGGCGTCGTCCGGCTCGCATCAGCGCATGCGGGTCAGCCTCGGCGCGACCCGCCTTTATGACCGTCTTGCCCCGCACATCTTCTCGTCGTCGCAGGTCGAGAACGGCAAGCCGGCGCCCGATCTGTTCCTGTTCGCGGCGGCCCAGATGAGGGCTCGTCCCGCTGCCTGCGTGGTGGTCGAGGACAGCCTCGCCGGTATCCGGGGCGGCGTCGCCGCCGGAATGACCGTGCTCGGGTTCCATGGCGGCAGTCATTGCCGGCCCGGTCACGCGGAAAGCCTGCGCGCGGCCGGCGCAGAGCTGGTGTTCGACGATATGCGCCAGCTGCCAATGATTCTCAGCCGGCTGGCTGAGAAAACGGGGCCACTCGCTGGATTTTCGGCGGTCTAG
- the tsaB gene encoding tRNA (adenosine(37)-N6)-threonylcarbamoyltransferase complex dimerization subunit type 1 TsaB, producing MLILAIDTALDHCAAGVLNTDSAEMIAQDTLPMKRGHAEALMPLLARVMQQSGIGFPELDRIAVTTGPGSFTGLRVGLSAARGIGLAAHKPVVGVTTLSAYAAPVVGEDRDHPVISAIDARHDHVYYQVVSGSGEALVAPQVAAIDDVLVAARFGAPHLVGNAASVLAERWRASDPAPVAVDVSAGPDIMWVAWLGAAADPALAPARPFYLRAPDVKPPAQAALDPVKTASSQ from the coding sequence ATGTTGATCCTCGCCATCGATACTGCCCTCGACCATTGCGCCGCCGGCGTTCTCAATACTGATTCGGCCGAGATGATCGCCCAGGACACACTGCCCATGAAGCGGGGCCACGCCGAGGCGTTGATGCCGCTGCTCGCGCGCGTGATGCAGCAATCCGGCATCGGCTTTCCCGAGCTCGACCGGATCGCCGTCACCACCGGCCCTGGCAGTTTCACGGGACTGCGGGTCGGGCTCTCCGCGGCGCGCGGCATCGGCCTTGCCGCTCACAAGCCCGTCGTCGGTGTCACGACGCTCTCGGCCTATGCGGCGCCGGTCGTCGGCGAAGACCGCGATCATCCGGTGATCTCGGCCATCGATGCCCGGCACGATCATGTCTACTACCAAGTCGTGAGCGGCAGCGGCGAGGCGCTGGTTGCGCCGCAGGTCGCTGCGATCGACGACGTGCTGGTGGCCGCGCGCTTCGGTGCGCCGCATCTCGTCGGCAATGCCGCGTCGGTGCTGGCCGAGCGTTGGCGTGCTTCGGATCCCGCGCCGGTCGCGGTCGATGTATCGGCCGGTCCCGATATCATGTGGGTCGCCTGGCTCGGCGCGGCGGCGGATCCTGCCCTCGCGCCAGCACGGCCGTTCTATCTGCGCGCGCCCGACGTCAAGCCGCCGGCGCAGGCAGCTCTTGATCCGGTCAAGACGGCCTCCTCGCAATGA
- a CDS encoding Fur family transcriptional regulator yields the protein MTSLKTTPAPNSTGIEARCAATGMRMTEQRRVIARVLAEASDHPDVEELYRRCVAVDDKISISTVYRTVKLFEDAGIIERHDFREGRARYEQMRDSHHDHLINLRDGKVIEFTSEEIEKLQAEIARRLGYKLVDHRLELYCVPLDEETNG from the coding sequence ATGACTTCCTTGAAGACAACGCCAGCGCCCAATTCCACCGGTATCGAGGCCCGTTGCGCCGCCACCGGCATGCGGATGACCGAGCAGCGCCGGGTCATCGCCCGCGTGCTCGCCGAGGCGAGCGACCATCCCGACGTCGAGGAACTGTATCGGCGCTGTGTCGCGGTCGACGACAAGATCTCGATCTCCACGGTCTACCGGACCGTGAAGCTGTTCGAGGACGCCGGCATCATCGAGCGTCACGATTTCCGCGAAGGCCGTGCCCGCTACGAGCAGATGCGTGACAGCCATCACGACCACCTGATCAATCTGCGTGACGGCAAGGTGATCGAGTTCACCTCCGAGGAGATCGAGAAGCTGCAGGCCGAGATCGCCCGCAGGCTCGGCTACAAGCTGGTCGACCACCGGCTCGAGCTGTATTGCGTGCCGCTCGACGAAGAGACGAATGGCTGA
- the murJ gene encoding murein biosynthesis integral membrane protein MurJ, translating to MIRSFVTVLSGTLSSRLLGFGRDALIAALLGAGPVADAFLAAFQLVNVIRRLLTEGALNAALVPAWLRIYQSAGPNGAAAFAGRVLGTVSAGLCAASLALAVLMPFTMTVLAPGFSGDETLTMAVNDARLMLPYLAFAGPSTVLLALSSARGRFALAAFAPLLFNVALIAVTMVLLLQQPDPARAAVLLAATIGAAGLVQLMMLAQRGDRSRVASPVRISMDAAMRGFFARALPGMVASAGPQLLAVGAAIIASATPSAVSWLYFANRLIELPLGLVGVAMGTVLVPELTRALHAGNDAALSEVQSRGLELTMGLALPATLGLMILNAPIVGLLFEHGAFGADDAAATAQVLTWLAAALPAQVLTKALQPAFFAREDTTTPLRATLIGCGVAIALAFLLGQIFSASGIAAGLALGAWANAIVLLRRGAASFGFAISSATRRRLPRIALAAIVMAAALWVVAAGTVRVTVGSHAGTALLLAGLIGGAIILYAALLVALGVVDWRQSLRAIRQRSARDLPAGDLHV from the coding sequence ATGATCCGATCATTCGTGACCGTGTTGTCAGGAACACTCAGCTCGCGCCTGCTCGGCTTCGGCAGAGATGCGCTGATCGCCGCGCTGCTCGGCGCGGGACCGGTTGCCGATGCGTTTCTCGCGGCGTTTCAGCTCGTCAACGTCATCAGGCGGCTGCTGACGGAGGGCGCGCTCAACGCCGCGCTGGTGCCGGCCTGGCTGCGAATATACCAGTCGGCCGGGCCGAACGGGGCGGCTGCCTTCGCCGGCCGCGTGCTCGGAACGGTCAGCGCGGGCCTGTGTGCGGCGTCGCTCGCGCTTGCTGTGCTGATGCCGTTCACGATGACGGTGCTTGCGCCCGGCTTTTCCGGTGACGAGACGCTGACCATGGCCGTGAACGATGCGCGGTTGATGCTGCCTTATCTCGCCTTCGCCGGTCCTTCCACGGTGCTGCTCGCGCTGTCGAGCGCCCGCGGACGTTTCGCGCTGGCCGCCTTTGCGCCGCTGCTGTTCAACGTTGCGCTGATCGCCGTGACGATGGTGCTGCTGCTGCAACAGCCGGATCCCGCACGCGCCGCCGTGCTGCTCGCGGCCACGATCGGCGCCGCCGGCCTGGTGCAACTCATGATGCTGGCGCAGCGCGGAGACAGGAGCCGCGTCGCCTCGCCGGTTCGGATCTCGATGGATGCCGCGATGCGCGGCTTCTTCGCCCGCGCGCTGCCCGGCATGGTGGCGAGCGCAGGGCCGCAGTTGCTGGCCGTCGGCGCCGCGATCATCGCCTCCGCGACTCCGTCCGCCGTGTCGTGGCTGTATTTCGCCAATCGCCTCATCGAGCTGCCGCTCGGCCTGGTCGGGGTTGCGATGGGGACGGTGCTGGTGCCTGAGCTGACGCGCGCGCTGCATGCCGGCAACGACGCGGCGCTCTCCGAGGTACAATCGCGCGGGCTGGAGTTGACGATGGGCCTTGCGCTGCCGGCAACGCTCGGACTGATGATTCTGAACGCGCCGATCGTTGGTTTGCTGTTCGAACATGGCGCGTTCGGCGCCGATGACGCCGCAGCGACGGCACAGGTGCTGACGTGGCTCGCGGCCGCCCTGCCGGCGCAGGTGCTGACCAAGGCGCTGCAGCCGGCGTTCTTCGCGCGCGAGGACACGACGACGCCGCTGCGCGCGACCTTGATCGGCTGCGGCGTGGCGATCGCGCTGGCATTCCTGCTCGGTCAGATCTTTTCGGCAAGCGGGATCGCCGCCGGTCTTGCGCTCGGCGCCTGGGCCAACGCGATCGTGCTGCTGCGGCGTGGCGCGGCGAGCTTCGGTTTCGCGATCTCCAGCGCAACGCGGCGCCGGCTGCCGCGCATCGCGCTCGCTGCCATCGTGATGGCAGCGGCGCTCTGGGTGGTCGCCGCCGGCACCGTTCGGGTCACGGTCGGCAGTCACGCCGGCACCGCACTTCTGCTCGCCGGCCTGATCGGCGGCGCCATCATCCTCTACGCTGCGTTGCTCGTGGCGCTCGGGGTCGTCGACTGGCGGCAGTCGCTGCGGGCCATCCGGCAGAGATCCGCTCGCGACCTGCCCGCTGGCGACTTGCACGTTTGA
- a CDS encoding adenosine kinase: protein MTDAKYDVLGIGNAIFDVLVQADEAFLAKHGMTKGGMALIDEARAAAIYADMGPATEMSGGSGANTIVGLASLGARAAYVGKVKGDQIGKMYTHDIRAAGVAFETAPATDGPATGCSYIIVTPDGERTMNTYLGAAQNLTVADIDPAQIAAARIVYLEGYLWDPKDAKDAFVKAATIAHDAGREVALTLSDAFCVDRYREEFLDLMRGGTVDLVFANEAELHSLYQTSDFDGALKQLREDATLGIVTRSDKGCVVVSNDGVIAVPAHPIKTLVDTTGAGDLFAAGFLFGLVRKTGYEIAGKLGGLAAAEVIQHIGARPQVSLKELAAQNRLKV from the coding sequence ATGACTGACGCGAAATACGATGTTCTCGGGATCGGCAACGCGATTTTCGACGTGCTGGTGCAGGCCGATGAGGCCTTCCTCGCCAAGCACGGCATGACCAAAGGCGGCATGGCGCTGATCGACGAGGCGCGTGCGGCGGCGATTTATGCGGATATGGGCCCGGCGACCGAGATGTCGGGCGGCTCCGGGGCCAATACCATCGTCGGCCTGGCCAGCCTCGGCGCGCGTGCTGCCTATGTGGGCAAGGTCAAGGGCGACCAGATCGGCAAAATGTACACCCACGACATCCGTGCGGCCGGCGTCGCCTTCGAGACGGCGCCCGCGACCGACGGCCCGGCCACAGGCTGCTCCTACATCATCGTCACGCCGGACGGCGAGCGCACCATGAATACCTATCTCGGCGCGGCGCAGAACCTCACGGTCGCCGACATCGATCCCGCGCAGATTGCGGCGGCGCGCATCGTCTATCTTGAGGGTTATTTGTGGGATCCCAAGGACGCCAAGGATGCGTTTGTGAAGGCGGCGACGATCGCGCATGATGCGGGACGCGAGGTCGCGCTGACCTTGTCGGATGCGTTCTGCGTCGACCGCTATCGCGAGGAGTTCCTTGACCTGATGCGCGGCGGCACCGTCGATCTCGTGTTTGCCAACGAGGCTGAGCTGCATTCGTTGTACCAGACCTCAGATTTTGACGGCGCGCTGAAGCAGCTGCGTGAGGACGCCACGCTCGGCATCGTCACGCGCAGCGACAAGGGCTGCGTCGTGGTCTCGAACGACGGCGTGATCGCGGTGCCGGCGCATCCGATCAAGACGCTGGTCGATACCACCGGCGCCGGTGATCTATTTGCCGCGGGCTTCCTGTTCGGCCTGGTGCGCAAGACCGGCTACGAGATCGCCGGCAAGCTCGGCGGCCTGGCCGCGGCCGAGGTGATCCAGCACATCGGCGCACGGCCGCAGGTGTCGCTGAAGGAGCTGGCCGCGCAGAACCGGCTGAAGGTGTAG
- the rimI gene encoding ribosomal protein S18-alanine N-acetyltransferase, translating to MNMFFRWLGRTKPSIEAATARDADRLASIHAASFHRGWGEGEFEVMLAERNTVIHRLQLGRKLIGFIVSRIGADEAEILSVALDPNQRGRGLSRDLLLTHLGHLAGRGVRTVFLEVEENNQPARRLYERAGFAIVGRRERYYLQPGGEQLNALLMRRDLS from the coding sequence ATGAACATGTTCTTCCGCTGGCTCGGCCGCACCAAACCATCGATCGAGGCCGCCACTGCGCGCGACGCCGACAGGCTCGCTTCGATTCACGCCGCGTCGTTCCACCGCGGCTGGGGCGAAGGCGAGTTCGAGGTCATGCTGGCCGAACGCAACACGGTGATCCACCGTTTGCAACTCGGTCGCAAACTCATTGGCTTCATCGTCTCGCGCATCGGTGCCGACGAGGCCGAGATTTTGTCGGTTGCGCTTGACCCAAATCAGCGCGGTCGCGGCCTTTCTCGTGATTTGTTGCTGACACATCTCGGACATCTGGCAGGTCGCGGCGTTCGCACGGTTTTTCTCGAAGTCGAGGAGAACAACCAGCCGGCGCGCCGGCTGTATGAACGCGCCGGTTTCGCCATCGTCGGCCGCCGGGAACGCTATTACCTGCAGCCTGGCGGGGAACAGTTGAACGCGCTTCTGATGCGCCGGGACTTGTCGTAA
- a CDS encoding PAS domain-containing methyl-accepting chemotaxis protein codes for MSFWSGSSASRDALAQVEAINRSQAVIEFGIDGTIITANKNFLDAMGYALDEIKGRHHRMFVAPQLRESAEYKAFWSDLKRGKFRSGEYKRFGKGERPVWIQASYNPVLDGGTPVKIIKFASDITAQKMRSIEDAGKIAAIGRVQAVIEFNLDGTIIDANDQFLGAMGYTLGEIKGRHHSMFVLPHERDSVAYKEFWASLNRGEPRSGEYKRCGKDNREVWILASYNPILDDTGRPFKVVKYASDVTQQKLMAADFAGQIAAIRKSQAVIEFDMNGHVLDANDNFLKTLGYTLADIKGRHHRMFMPPGAGESSEYREFWAALARGEFQSGEYERAGKGGRQVWIQATYNPIKDLNGKPFKIVKFASDVTAQVITRMKGDKVRGMMEHVAAGAEQLNSSVQQIADAMAKSKETATAAVTRVDDADQQAKRLSSAAGAMSSIVELIGSITGQINLLALNATIESARAGEAGRGFAVVAGEVKNLANQAKQATDRIGSEIGNLNGISSDVVGALDAIKAAIQSVDAYVSSTAQAVGEQSAVTSEMSSNMRQAAAEAATIGKAA; via the coding sequence ATGTCATTCTGGTCAGGCAGCTCGGCATCACGCGATGCATTGGCCCAGGTCGAGGCGATCAATCGCTCCCAGGCCGTGATCGAATTCGGCATCGACGGAACGATCATCACCGCCAACAAGAACTTTCTCGATGCGATGGGCTACGCGCTCGACGAGATCAAGGGCAGGCACCACCGCATGTTCGTCGCGCCGCAGCTGCGTGAGAGTGCCGAGTACAAGGCGTTCTGGTCCGACCTCAAGCGCGGCAAGTTCCGCTCAGGCGAGTACAAGCGCTTCGGCAAAGGCGAGCGGCCGGTGTGGATCCAGGCGAGCTACAATCCGGTGCTCGATGGCGGCACGCCGGTGAAGATCATCAAGTTTGCCTCCGACATCACGGCGCAGAAGATGCGCAGCATCGAGGATGCCGGCAAGATCGCCGCGATCGGACGTGTGCAGGCGGTGATCGAGTTCAATCTCGATGGAACGATCATCGATGCCAACGATCAATTCCTCGGCGCGATGGGCTATACGCTCGGCGAGATCAAGGGCCGGCACCATAGCATGTTCGTGCTCCCGCACGAGCGCGACAGCGTGGCCTACAAGGAGTTCTGGGCAAGCCTCAACCGCGGTGAACCTCGCTCGGGCGAGTACAAGCGTTGCGGCAAGGACAACAGGGAGGTCTGGATTCTTGCCTCCTACAATCCGATCCTCGACGACACCGGGCGGCCGTTCAAGGTCGTGAAATACGCCTCCGACGTCACGCAGCAGAAGCTGATGGCGGCCGACTTCGCCGGCCAGATCGCGGCGATCCGCAAGTCCCAGGCGGTGATCGAGTTCGACATGAATGGCCATGTGCTCGACGCCAACGACAACTTCCTCAAGACGCTCGGCTACACGCTCGCCGACATCAAAGGCAGGCATCACCGGATGTTCATGCCGCCGGGTGCAGGCGAGAGCTCTGAGTACCGCGAGTTCTGGGCCGCGCTGGCGCGCGGCGAGTTTCAGAGCGGCGAGTATGAGCGCGCCGGCAAGGGCGGCCGTCAGGTGTGGATCCAGGCGACCTACAATCCGATCAAGGATCTCAACGGCAAGCCGTTCAAGATCGTGAAATTCGCGAGCGACGTGACCGCGCAGGTGATCACCCGGATGAAGGGCGACAAGGTGCGCGGCATGATGGAGCATGTCGCGGCCGGTGCCGAGCAGCTCAATTCATCGGTGCAGCAGATCGCCGACGCCATGGCCAAGTCGAAGGAGACGGCGACCGCCGCCGTGACGCGCGTCGACGATGCGGACCAGCAGGCCAAGCGGCTGTCGTCGGCGGCCGGCGCGATGAGCAGCATCGTCGAGCTGATCGGCAGCATCACCGGCCAGATCAATCTGCTCGCGCTCAATGCCACGATCGAATCGGCGCGTGCCGGCGAGGCTGGGCGGGGCTTCGCAGTGGTCGCCGGCGAGGTGAAGAACCTCGCCAATCAGGCCAAGCAGGCGACGGACCGCATCGGCAGCGAGATCGGCAATCTCAACGGCATCTCATCCGACGTCGTCGGCGCGCTCGACGCCATCAAGGCCGCGATCCAGAGCGTCGACGCCTATGTCTCGTCGACGGCCCAGGCGGTCGGCGAGCAGAGCGCGGTCACCAGCGAGATGTCGTCGAACATGCGCCAGGCAGCCGCGGAAGCCGCCACCATCGGCAAGGCGGCCTGA
- a CDS encoding universal stress protein, whose protein sequence is MAAQRQSYQTGHAPKCLVVVDESAEWDRAIRYAGRWAVRGGGHIVMLHIIETEDQNQQWLGVADLMRAEAQDEANAALDEAAAMLANIGAATPERVIREGEPTTQILATIEHDNDIALLVLAAHAGPEGPGPLVTHVIKTVGAFPIPLVIVPGDLSDADIDALS, encoded by the coding sequence ATGGCGGCGCAGCGGCAGAGCTATCAGACCGGCCACGCGCCGAAATGCCTGGTCGTGGTCGACGAGAGCGCCGAATGGGACCGTGCGATCCGTTATGCCGGGCGCTGGGCGGTGCGCGGCGGCGGCCACATCGTCATGCTGCACATCATTGAGACCGAGGACCAGAACCAGCAATGGCTGGGGGTCGCCGACCTGATGCGCGCGGAGGCGCAGGACGAGGCCAATGCCGCGCTCGATGAGGCGGCGGCGATGCTGGCCAACATCGGCGCTGCCACGCCGGAACGGGTGATCCGCGAGGGGGAGCCAACAACGCAGATCCTGGCAACGATCGAGCATGACAACGATATCGCGCTGCTGGTGCTGGCCGCGCATGCCGGCCCCGAAGGCCCGGGACCGCTGGTCACCCATGTCATCAAGACCGTCGGCGCCTTCCCGATCCCGCTGGTGATCGTCCCCGGCGATCTGAGCGACGCCGATATCGACGCGCTTTCATAG
- a CDS encoding serine hydrolase — protein sequence MHNKTDIDGVLRQKADAREIPGVVAIAADSKGVIYEGAFGKRDLGRDDAMTTDSVFWIASMTKAITCAAGMQLVEQGTLSLDAPIGDVLPDLAAPKVLDGFDANGEPILRPAKTAITLRHLMTHTAGFCYDMWNGDMAAYVQKAGTPGIITCKNDALKLPLASDPGTRWEYGINIDFVGKAVEAASGQKLDTYLRDNLFAPLGMDDTGFKLGASQRARLVGMHARGEDGSLAPIPFEIEQEPEFHMGGGGLYGTAGDYIRFTRMILNNGRGNGHQVLKPETVAAMRDNHIGELEMTKMAAAVPGVTNDVDLYPDIVKKWGLSFMITTAQTAEGRSAGSLAWAGLANTYYWIDPARDVTGVILMQLLPFADRLCLETFAGFERGVYAGLDAAGGKKAA from the coding sequence ATGCACAACAAGACCGACATCGATGGCGTGCTGCGTCAGAAGGCGGACGCACGCGAGATTCCAGGCGTCGTCGCCATCGCGGCGGATAGCAAAGGCGTGATCTATGAGGGCGCCTTCGGCAAGCGCGACCTCGGCCGCGACGACGCCATGACCACCGACAGCGTGTTCTGGATCGCCTCGATGACCAAGGCGATCACCTGCGCCGCCGGCATGCAGCTGGTCGAGCAGGGCACGCTGTCGCTGGACGCGCCGATCGGCGATGTGCTGCCGGATCTCGCCGCGCCGAAGGTGCTCGACGGCTTCGACGCGAACGGCGAGCCGATCCTACGTCCCGCGAAGACCGCGATCACGCTACGCCATCTCATGACCCACACCGCCGGCTTCTGCTACGACATGTGGAACGGCGACATGGCGGCCTATGTGCAGAAGGCCGGTACGCCCGGGATCATCACCTGCAAGAACGACGCGCTGAAGCTGCCGTTGGCGTCCGATCCCGGCACGCGCTGGGAATATGGCATCAACATCGACTTCGTCGGCAAGGCGGTGGAGGCCGCGAGCGGTCAGAAGTTGGATACATATCTGCGCGACAATCTGTTCGCGCCGCTCGGCATGGACGACACCGGCTTCAAGCTCGGCGCCTCGCAGCGCGCGCGCCTCGTCGGGATGCATGCCCGCGGTGAGGATGGCAGCCTGGCGCCCATTCCGTTCGAGATCGAGCAGGAGCCTGAATTCCATATGGGCGGGGGCGGCCTTTACGGCACGGCCGGCGACTACATCCGTTTCACCCGGATGATCCTCAACAACGGCCGGGGCAACGGCCACCAGGTGCTCAAGCCCGAGACCGTGGCGGCGATGCGCGACAATCACATCGGCGAGCTCGAGATGACGAAGATGGCCGCCGCCGTGCCCGGCGTCACCAACGACGTCGACCTCTATCCCGACATCGTGAAGAAATGGGGCCTGAGCTTCATGATCACGACGGCGCAGACCGCCGAGGGCCGTAGCGCCGGCAGCCTCGCCTGGGCCGGCCTCGCCAACACCTACTACTGGATCGACCCGGCGCGCGACGTCACCGGCGTGATCCTGATGCAGCTGTTGCCGTTCGCGGACCGGCTCTGTCTTGAGACGTTCGCGGGCTTCGAGCGCGGCGTCTATGCCGGGCTGGACGCGGCCGGCGGCAAGAAGGCGGCGTGA
- the trpS gene encoding tryptophan--tRNA ligase gives MAFVERVFSGVQPTGNLHLGNYLGAIVNFVKMQETHNCIYCVVDMHAITMPIDVWGGPAELARNTREVTAAFIAAGIDPKKHIVFNQSQVSGHAELAWIFNCVARIGWLNRMTQFKEKAGKDRENASVGLYDYPVLMAADILLYRATHVPVGEDQKQHLELSRDIAQKFNNDFGDSIRAQGFGDGLFFPLPEPFITGPATRVMSLRDGTKKMSKSDASDYSRINLTDDADTIAQKVRKAKTDPEPLPSEEKGLDTRPEADNLVGIYAALSDRSKADVLREFGGGQFSSFKNALVELCVTKLGPIAAEMKRLTADPGYVDSVLVDGGERAQAIAAETMKTAKDIVGFIRKA, from the coding sequence ATGGCCTTCGTGGAACGGGTTTTCTCCGGCGTTCAGCCGACCGGCAACCTGCATCTCGGCAACTATCTCGGCGCGATCGTCAACTTCGTGAAGATGCAGGAGACGCACAACTGCATCTATTGCGTCGTCGACATGCACGCGATCACGATGCCGATCGACGTTTGGGGCGGTCCGGCCGAGCTCGCGCGCAACACCCGCGAGGTCACCGCGGCTTTCATCGCCGCCGGCATCGACCCGAAGAAGCACATCGTTTTCAACCAGAGCCAGGTCTCCGGCCATGCCGAGCTTGCCTGGATCTTCAATTGCGTGGCGCGCATCGGCTGGCTGAACCGCATGACGCAGTTCAAGGAGAAGGCCGGCAAGGATCGTGAGAACGCATCGGTCGGCCTGTACGACTATCCGGTGCTGATGGCGGCCGACATCCTGCTGTATCGCGCGACCCATGTTCCGGTCGGCGAGGACCAGAAGCAGCATCTCGAGCTCTCGCGCGACATCGCCCAGAAGTTCAACAATGATTTCGGCGACTCGATCCGGGCGCAGGGTTTTGGCGACGGTCTGTTCTTTCCGCTGCCGGAGCCGTTCATCACCGGTCCCGCGACGCGCGTGATGTCGCTGCGCGACGGCACCAAAAAGATGTCGAAGTCCGATGCGTCGGACTATTCGCGCATCAACTTGACCGACGACGCCGACACCATCGCGCAGAAGGTCCGCAAGGCCAAAACCGACCCGGAACCGCTGCCGAGCGAGGAGAAGGGGCTGGATACGCGTCCCGAGGCCGACAACCTGGTCGGCATCTATGCGGCGCTGTCGGATCGCAGCAAGGCGGACGTGCTCAGGGAGTTCGGCGGCGGCCAGTTCTCAAGCTTCAAGAACGCGCTGGTCGAGCTGTGCGTCACCAAGCTCGGTCCGATCGCCGCCGAGATGAAGCGCCTGACGGCCGATCCCGGCTATGTCGATTCCGTGCTGGTCGACGGCGGCGAACGCGCCCAGGCGATCGCCGCGGAGACGATGAAGACCGCCAAGGACATCGTCGGCTTCATCCGCAAGGCCTGA
- a CDS encoding NifU family protein, translated as MFIQTEATPNPATLKFIPGRVVLPAGTMEFASRDAAARSPLAERLFAVDGVTGVFYGADFITVTKSDGEWQHLKPAILGAIMEHYMSGAPLLADGSAANDASADEDDEFFDEADTETVGMIKDLIESRVRPAVANDGGDITFRGFKDGIVYLNMKGACSGCPSSTATLQHGIQNLLKHFVPEVVEVRPM; from the coding sequence ATGTTCATCCAAACCGAAGCCACCCCTAATCCCGCCACCTTGAAGTTCATCCCGGGCCGCGTCGTGCTGCCGGCCGGCACGATGGAGTTCGCGAGCCGCGACGCCGCCGCGCGCTCCCCGCTGGCCGAACGCCTGTTCGCCGTCGACGGTGTGACGGGCGTGTTCTACGGCGCCGACTTCATCACCGTGACCAAGAGCGACGGCGAATGGCAGCACCTCAAGCCGGCCATCCTCGGCGCCATCATGGAGCACTACATGTCGGGCGCGCCGCTGCTCGCCGATGGCAGCGCCGCCAACGACGCCTCCGCTGACGAGGACGACGAGTTCTTCGACGAGGCCGACACCGAGACCGTCGGCATGATCAAGGATCTGATCGAGAGCCGCGTCCGTCCGGCGGTCGCCAATGACGGCGGCGACATCACCTTCCGCGGCTTCAAGGACGGCATCGTCTATCTCAACATGAAGGGCGCCTGCTCCGGCTGCCCGTCATCGACGGCGACCCTGCAGCATGGCATCCAGAACCTGCTGAAGCACTTCGTGCCGGAAGTGGTCGAAGTCCGGCCAATGTGA